In Excalfactoria chinensis isolate bCotChi1 chromosome 3, bCotChi1.hap2, whole genome shotgun sequence, one DNA window encodes the following:
- the HEY2 gene encoding hairy/enhancer-of-split related with YRPW motif protein 2 — MKRPCEETTSDSDMDETIDVGSENNYCGQSHSSVLRPNSPTTTSQIMARKKRRGIIEKRRRDRINNSLSELRRLVPTAFEKQGSAKLEKAEILQMTVDHLKMLQATGGKGYFDAHSLAMDFMSIGFRECLTEVARYLTSVEGLDTSDPLRVRLVSHLSTCASQREAAAMTSSMAHHHHPLHPHHWAAAFHHLPAALLQPNGLHTPEAAPCRLSSEVPPHGSALLTATFAHTDAALRVPSAGSVAPCVPPLSTSLLSLSATVHAAAAAATAAAQSFPLSFTSTFPMLPPSAAAAAVAAATAITPPLAVSASSNPQQAGNGASSKPYRPWGTEVGAF, encoded by the exons ATGAAGCGACCTTGCGAGGAAACTACCTCAGACAGCGACATGGACGAGACCATCGATGTGGGCAGCGAGAACAACTACTGCGG GCAAAGCCATAGTTCTGTGCTTCGACCAAATTCCCCAACCACAACATCTCAGATTATggccagaaagaaaagaagaggg ATTATAGAGAAAAGGCGCCGGGATCGTATAAATAACAGTTTATCTGAGCTGAGGCGGCTGGTGCcaactgcttttgaaaaacaa GGATCTGCCAAATTAGAAAAAGCGGAAATACTGCAAATGACAGTGGATCATCTGAAGATGCTTCAAGCGACTGGAGGTAAAG GTTATTTTGATGCTCACTCACTGGCCATGGATTTCATGAGCATTGGCTTCCGGGAGTGCTTGACTGAAGTTGCGAGGTACCTGACATCTGTGGAAGGTCTCGACACCTCTGACCCACTGCGTGTCAGACTGGTGTCCCATCTCAGCACCTGCGCCTCTCAGCGGGAAGCGGCTGCCATGACCTCCTCCATggcccaccaccaccacccgcTGCACCCACACCACTGGGCAGCCGCCTTCCACCACCTCCcggctgccctgctgcagcccaaTGGACTCCACACCCCCGAGGCCGCCCCATGCAGACTCTCCTCAGAAGTGCCTCCCCACGGCTCCGCACTGCTCACCGCCACCTTCGCCCACACCGATGCCGCCCTCAGGGTCCCTTCAGCTGGCAGTGTTGCTCCCTGCGTCCCCCCGCTCTCTacctctctcctctccctctcgGCCACCGTTCATGCCGCAGCCGCTGCTGCCACAGCAGCCGCTCAGAGCTTTCCCCTCTCCTTCACCAGCACCTTCCCCATGCTCCCTCCAAgcgcagctgctgctgcagtggcgGCAGCTACAGCCATCACCCCACCGTTGGCCGTGTCAGCCTCATCCAACCCCCAGCAGGCTGGCAATGGGGCAAGCAGCAAGCCCTACCGACCTTGGGGGACCGAGGTTGGAGCCTTCTAA